In the Verrucomicrobiia bacterium genome, one interval contains:
- a CDS encoding HAD-IC family P-type ATPase: MVKDYLLILRRNLVNPLVISIAILAVGLLLLNELRDAWFISVVITINVTLAIIQEIRARRALRKLEILTAPKAVVLKDGQKTTVAVEAVRRGDVVEVIAGDQLPADGTVVASHGLECDESLLTGEARTVVKQPGDAVFAGSVAVAGSARVKVTAVGVETRAGTMTAHLKRYEPQNTPLQRRIALTIQILTYIAIGLSIVVLTVYLAQDLGLVAALKTITSGTIGVIPEGLLLASTLLLAFGAVKLAQQQVLPQKLSAIEAMALLDDLCVDKTGTLTSDTMQLESIVPFTGTKDQINAYVRTLAHEASGNNATGKAMLSAVGSAELLPVSEVLAFSSERKLSAVKLPDNSVIMMGAPEIVTKNLRLSKKQTDEIDQRVEKGLRVMLLVRAPRVHGSIRESSVLKAANFAPVGLIVLSNALRQNARETVGFLQKRGVRLRVISGDNPKTVQTVAEQAGISGAEKVITGPELEKLPGSAWQQTVEDTVVFARVLPEQKQQIIKALQARGSFVGMVGDGVNDALALKQANLSVAMFAGAAASRRVADIILLNNAFTSLPIGMRLGNRIMQAIELIASLFFHKIIYGILLLLASLVLHLPYPFLPRHLTFMNIFLVTLPSVLWTIFPPETDKRIDPRRFWKHTLFVMLPLASLSFIGILSTYLWLHNVLPGGTLGVAQQAQTITVLMTTLFGVGMVFLVPWLLAVPASKNIHRMRLLYSAGVFLVALVVFAVEPLRSFLDFTAPMPQFMLVPLLFTALTIGAQLFLAKKLRQQLTVKF, translated from the coding sequence ATGGTAAAAGACTACCTGCTTATTTTGCGGCGCAACCTGGTGAATCCTTTAGTTATTTCGATTGCAATTTTAGCGGTAGGGCTGCTGCTTTTAAACGAACTGCGGGACGCCTGGTTTATCTCGGTAGTGATAACAATTAATGTGACGCTAGCCATAATTCAGGAGATTCGAGCGCGGCGGGCATTAAGAAAACTAGAAATCTTGACTGCGCCGAAAGCCGTCGTTTTAAAGGATGGACAAAAAACAACTGTTGCGGTCGAGGCGGTGCGTCGTGGTGATGTGGTGGAAGTAATTGCCGGCGACCAGTTACCTGCCGATGGGACGGTGGTGGCATCGCATGGCCTGGAATGTGACGAGAGCTTATTGACAGGCGAAGCCCGCACAGTAGTAAAACAGCCTGGCGATGCAGTATTTGCTGGTAGCGTTGCCGTAGCGGGCAGTGCGAGAGTAAAAGTGACGGCCGTCGGTGTCGAAACACGCGCCGGCACGATGACAGCGCACTTAAAGCGTTACGAGCCACAAAACACCCCTTTGCAGCGTCGAATTGCTCTGACTATCCAAATCCTGACGTACATCGCAATTGGTTTATCGATCGTAGTCCTGACGGTGTATCTGGCGCAAGATTTAGGCTTGGTGGCTGCTTTAAAAACGATAACTTCTGGGACTATTGGGGTAATCCCCGAGGGTTTATTGCTGGCTAGTACCCTGCTTTTGGCCTTCGGGGCGGTGAAGCTCGCCCAGCAGCAGGTGTTACCGCAGAAGCTTTCAGCCATAGAAGCCATGGCGCTGCTCGATGATTTATGCGTGGATAAAACCGGTACCCTCACCAGCGATACAATGCAACTTGAATCAATTGTGCCGTTTACTGGCACCAAAGATCAAATAAACGCCTACGTTCGAACACTGGCTCACGAAGCCAGCGGCAATAACGCCACGGGCAAGGCCATGCTGTCTGCTGTCGGTTCTGCCGAGCTGCTACCGGTAAGCGAAGTACTGGCTTTTTCGTCCGAGCGAAAGTTAAGTGCTGTGAAACTGCCCGATAACAGCGTAATTATGATGGGCGCACCTGAAATTGTGACCAAAAACCTGCGGCTATCCAAAAAACAAACTGATGAAATAGACCAGCGCGTCGAAAAAGGTCTCCGGGTGATGTTATTGGTACGTGCGCCGCGAGTTCACGGGTCGATCCGGGAGTCGTCCGTGCTTAAAGCCGCAAATTTTGCACCGGTCGGCCTAATTGTTCTAAGCAATGCTCTTCGCCAGAACGCGCGCGAAACAGTTGGCTTTTTACAAAAACGCGGTGTGCGGCTGCGGGTAATTAGCGGCGATAATCCAAAAACGGTGCAAACAGTAGCAGAACAAGCGGGCATTAGCGGCGCTGAAAAAGTTATTACTGGCCCAGAGTTAGAAAAACTACCAGGGTCAGCTTGGCAGCAAACTGTGGAAGATACGGTCGTCTTTGCTCGGGTTTTGCCTGAGCAAAAGCAGCAGATCATCAAAGCTTTACAGGCGAGAGGTAGTTTTGTCGGTATGGTTGGTGATGGAGTTAATGATGCCTTGGCGCTTAAACAAGCGAACTTAAGCGTGGCGATGTTTGCTGGCGCAGCTGCGTCGCGGCGGGTAGCCGATATTATCCTTTTAAATAATGCTTTCACGTCGCTCCCGATTGGTATGCGGCTCGGTAACCGAATTATGCAGGCAATCGAACTGATTGCTAGCTTATTCTTTCATAAAATTATTTATGGCATTTTGCTGCTTTTGGCGTCGCTTGTACTGCACCTGCCCTACCCTTTTTTGCCGCGTCATTTGACGTTTATGAATATTTTTCTCGTCACCCTGCCTTCGGTGCTTTGGACAATTTTCCCGCCAGAAACCGATAAGCGAATCGACCCGCGCCGTTTTTGGAAGCACACTCTGTTTGTTATGCTACCGCTCGCTTCACTCAGCTTTATAGGGATACTTTCTACGTATCTGTGGCTGCACAATGTCTTGCCAGGCGGGACCCTAGGTGTTGCGCAACAAGCCCAAACAATTACCGTGTTAATGACCACATTATTTGGTGTTGGAATGGTCTTTTTGGTACCGTGGCTGCTGGCTGTTCCGGCGAGCAAAAATATCCATCGCATGCGGCTACTCTATAGCGCGGGTGTTTTCTTGGTGGCATTAGTGGTGTTTGCTGTAGAGCCGCTGCGTAGTTTTTTGGATTTTACCGCCCCGATGCCGCAATTTATGCTAGTGCCGCTACTATTCACCGCGCTGACTATAGGCGCACAGCTATTTTTGGCTAAAAAACTAAGGCAACAGTTAACCGTGAAGTTTTAG
- a CDS encoding M20/M25/M40 family metallo-hydrolase, with translation MQEKLETTLASLVAIPSESRNRGACHQIIEYVRSELEPLGLFVHVDIDRDNPYLIATTQNTKHPHYLLLAHLDVVPAHPSQYTVTSVEDRLLGRGVFDMKFAAACFIEFAKQHHETLKDQSVGFAFTTDEELGGQSVSDILAAGWRANVVFIPDGGMGWKIEERAKGFSLTEITATGKAAHASRPAEGSNAITNLLPFLADIKKRYPLKLASDPTLTISTFHAGDAWNQVPDTATVTIDFRAFEEEAIAEHLTYIEAQSKLYGFSFKTPVRSKPLLLDRTHPDVVHFIAKMEIATGNPVSFSESFGGTDGRWFAAYDIPCIIVQPNGGGHHSANEWLHRSDLTKYYQLLETWLLP, from the coding sequence ATGCAGGAAAAACTCGAAACGACGCTTGCATCGCTCGTTGCTATTCCAAGCGAAAGTCGCAACCGGGGTGCTTGCCATCAAATTATCGAATACGTGCGCAGCGAACTCGAACCGCTGGGTTTATTTGTGCATGTCGATATCGACCGCGATAATCCGTATTTAATTGCCACCACCCAAAACACCAAACATCCGCACTACTTGCTCCTTGCCCATCTTGATGTCGTGCCGGCTCATCCGTCGCAATATACGGTGACCTCGGTTGAAGATCGGCTGTTGGGCCGCGGTGTGTTTGATATGAAGTTCGCGGCCGCTTGTTTTATTGAATTTGCCAAGCAACACCACGAGACACTCAAGGACCAGAGTGTCGGCTTTGCTTTTACCACCGACGAAGAACTGGGCGGACAAAGTGTTTCAGACATCTTGGCTGCGGGCTGGCGCGCGAATGTGGTTTTCATTCCAGATGGCGGCATGGGCTGGAAGATTGAAGAACGCGCCAAGGGCTTTTCATTAACCGAAATCACCGCTACCGGCAAAGCTGCCCATGCCTCGCGGCCAGCTGAAGGCAGCAATGCCATTACAAATTTGCTCCCTTTTTTAGCTGATATTAAAAAGCGTTACCCTTTAAAACTGGCCTCCGACCCAACCCTCACCATTAGCACTTTCCACGCCGGCGACGCCTGGAACCAAGTGCCTGACACCGCTACGGTAACTATCGATTTTCGAGCCTTCGAGGAAGAAGCAATTGCCGAACATCTTACCTACATTGAAGCGCAAAGTAAGCTTTACGGCTTTTCATTTAAAACGCCTGTGCGCTCAAAGCCGTTGCTGCTCGATCGTACTCATCCTGATGTGGTTCATTTTATCGCTAAGATGGAAATCGCGACCGGTAATCCTGTTAGTTTTTCAGAATCGTTTGGCGGCACCGACGGTCGCTGGTTTGCGGCCTACGACATCCCGTGCATTATTGTGCAACCAAATGGCGGCGGACACCACAGCGCCAACGAATGGCTGCACCGCAGTGACCTTACAAAATACTACCAGCTGCTTGAAACCTGGCTATTACCCTAA
- a CDS encoding SDR family oxidoreductase: MAQHSTKNQYEMQDPTTQYPRPEFPEQTQPEPGLAKDMTPKPDHGEESYQGFGRLKGRKAIVTGADSGIGRAAAIAFAREGADVVLNYLPSEEPDAQEVIKVIEATGQKAIAMPGDISDEAFCEKLISEGVKALGGLDILANIAGKQVAQKHLADITTEQFDQTFKTNVYAMFWLCKAALPHLPAGASIINTASIQSYAPSPTLVDYASTKAAIVAFTKALAKQVAEKGIRVNAIAPGPVWTPLQPSYGQPAEKIPVFGEQVPLGRPGQPAEVAPIYVLLASQESSYVTGEVYGVTGGNPLP; encoded by the coding sequence ATGGCGCAACATTCGACAAAAAACCAATACGAGATGCAGGATCCGACAACGCAATATCCGCGGCCCGAATTTCCAGAACAAACGCAGCCCGAGCCTGGCCTCGCGAAAGACATGACCCCAAAACCTGATCACGGCGAAGAGTCGTATCAGGGGTTTGGCCGCTTGAAGGGCCGTAAAGCGATTGTGACTGGCGCCGATTCTGGCATTGGTCGGGCAGCGGCAATTGCTTTTGCTCGTGAAGGGGCGGATGTCGTACTTAATTATCTGCCCAGCGAAGAACCGGATGCCCAAGAAGTAATAAAAGTGATCGAAGCCACCGGACAAAAGGCCATCGCTATGCCGGGCGACATTAGCGACGAAGCTTTTTGCGAAAAACTAATTAGCGAAGGCGTAAAAGCGCTCGGCGGGCTCGATATTCTAGCGAATATTGCGGGCAAACAGGTCGCCCAAAAGCACTTAGCAGATATTACCACCGAGCAATTTGATCAAACTTTCAAAACCAATGTTTATGCTATGTTCTGGCTATGCAAAGCGGCGCTTCCCCACTTGCCGGCTGGCGCGAGCATTATAAATACTGCCTCGATTCAATCGTATGCACCGTCTCCAACATTGGTAGATTACGCGTCAACCAAGGCGGCGATTGTTGCTTTCACCAAAGCTTTAGCTAAGCAAGTGGCCGAAAAAGGCATCCGGGTGAATGCCATTGCGCCAGGGCCAGTCTGGACACCACTGCAGCCGAGTTATGGGCAGCCTGCCGAAAAAATCCCGGTATTTGGCGAGCAAGTGCCACTGGGCCGGCCAGGCCAGCCGGCTGAAGTAGCACCGATTTATGTGCTGCTGGCATCGCAAGAATCAAGTTATGTAACCGGTGAAGTGTATGGCGTAACCGGTGGGAATCCACTCCCCTAA
- a CDS encoding PKD domain-containing protein, producing the protein MQIVKRLLNHLRLAASNKALVFGAIAVVTGGVLALNAASGATTANAAKCNPSNDIINCGAHSVQEFVNKYNENATGDLHNVYAHYGLSPDELGRFAATAKMGTAFKDGRIEVDGQTVATGAHSLGRSTLGGQNRTPVTIAGKTYYFGPSQANFGSNAIPVIVMMNPDTHEMEFASLTVCGNPIWGNSPKYKCDSLQKEQIDRTTFKFSTNVVAENGATVSRVVYEFGDGTTETRTNPSEAVTHKYAKAGNYNAKVTVYFNVNGKEVSDTRQSCETPVEVKPEPIFECSALTAKQLNRNEYEFTAHTKAEGATLISGNFEFGDGASQNDVKPDATDPTTVVTTHKYAKEGNYTIKATVSFESEGKVTSKACEVSIKVSPEACPLNPQLPVNHPDCKPCPYNPELPVGHPDCEKPAAPKPPVELPKTGPADFIGGAFGLGSITAAGAYYLRSRKHLIDRLLNK; encoded by the coding sequence ATGCAAATAGTCAAACGTCTACTGAACCATCTGCGCCTTGCTGCCAGCAACAAAGCGCTTGTGTTCGGTGCAATAGCCGTAGTTACCGGGGGAGTACTAGCCCTCAACGCAGCAAGTGGCGCAACTACAGCTAACGCCGCAAAATGTAATCCATCAAACGATATCATCAACTGTGGTGCACATTCGGTACAAGAATTTGTCAACAAATATAATGAAAACGCCACTGGCGACCTCCACAATGTCTACGCACATTACGGCCTAAGCCCAGATGAACTTGGTCGCTTTGCTGCTACCGCTAAAATGGGTACCGCTTTCAAGGACGGCCGAATTGAAGTTGACGGCCAGACCGTTGCCACCGGCGCTCACAGCCTCGGCCGCAGCACCTTGGGTGGTCAAAACCGTACACCGGTCACCATTGCTGGCAAAACCTACTACTTTGGTCCGTCACAAGCTAACTTCGGTAGCAACGCGATTCCAGTCATCGTCATGATGAACCCTGACACGCACGAGATGGAATTCGCAAGCCTCACCGTTTGTGGTAACCCTATCTGGGGTAATAGCCCGAAATACAAATGTGACAGTCTACAAAAAGAACAAATCGACCGCACCACCTTTAAGTTCAGCACTAATGTGGTTGCCGAAAATGGCGCTACCGTCAGCCGCGTTGTCTACGAATTTGGCGATGGTACCACCGAAACTCGCACCAATCCAAGCGAAGCTGTTACTCACAAGTACGCTAAGGCTGGTAACTACAACGCCAAAGTCACTGTTTACTTCAACGTTAACGGCAAAGAAGTCAGCGATACTCGCCAAAGCTGTGAAACACCAGTAGAAGTAAAGCCTGAACCAATCTTCGAGTGTAGCGCTCTTACCGCTAAGCAGCTGAACCGTAATGAATACGAATTTACTGCTCACACTAAAGCCGAAGGCGCAACCCTTATCAGCGGTAACTTCGAATTCGGTGACGGCGCTAGCCAAAACGATGTAAAGCCAGATGCAACCGACCCAACCACCGTTGTAACCACTCACAAATACGCGAAAGAAGGCAACTACACCATCAAGGCCACTGTCAGCTTTGAAAGTGAAGGTAAAGTTACCAGCAAAGCCTGTGAAGTCAGTATCAAAGTAAGCCCAGAAGCTTGCCCGCTGAACCCACAGCTACCGGTAAACCATCCTGACTGTAAGCCTTGCCCATACAACCCTGAGCTTCCTGTTGGCCACCCTGACTGTGAAAAGCCTGCAGCACCAAAGCCTCCAGTCGAACTTCCTAAGACTGGTCCAGCCGACTTCATCGGCGGTGCCTTCGGCCTTGGCAGCATCACTGCAGCCGGCGCTTACTACCTCCGCTCACGCAAGCATCTTATCGACCGACTCTTAAACAAATAA
- a CDS encoding MazG nucleotide pyrophosphohydrolase domain-containing protein has product MTTEQLMARAIDIRKRYDELNASKYGDAWNGHQLALGFVGDVGDLAKIIMAKDGLRDIDGDVDEKLAHELADCLWSVLVLAHRYGVDIEKEFLNTMDHLEQRIAAEVNA; this is encoded by the coding sequence ATGACAACTGAACAACTTATGGCGCGGGCGATAGATATCCGCAAACGATACGACGAATTAAATGCTTCGAAATATGGTGACGCCTGGAATGGCCACCAGTTAGCGCTCGGTTTTGTGGGCGATGTTGGTGATCTTGCGAAAATTATTATGGCCAAAGACGGCCTACGCGACATCGATGGTGATGTCGATGAAAAGTTGGCACATGAACTAGCCGATTGCTTGTGGAGCGTTCTGGTGCTCGCGCACCGCTATGGCGTGGATATTGAAAAAGAATTCTTAAATACAATGGACCATCTCGAACAGCGAATCGCCGCTGAAGTGAACGCCTAG
- a CDS encoding MarR family transcriptional regulator, giving the protein MKDAIKKNTAWNLLQVATFARVQAQHIADDYDLTSTQLYALCSLDPTRPISMRNISLVLECDASNVTGLVDRLLHHGYVERHELPDDRRVKVVSLTDKGIALRAEALQRLAEAPLDGLQYLSPGERVLLDELLVKMLTK; this is encoded by the coding sequence ATGAAAGACGCAATTAAAAAGAATACCGCCTGGAATCTACTACAAGTCGCTACTTTTGCTCGTGTGCAGGCTCAGCATATCGCGGACGACTATGACCTTACCAGCACTCAGCTCTATGCGCTCTGTAGCCTTGACCCTACCCGGCCCATTTCTATGCGGAATATATCACTTGTGCTTGAATGCGATGCGTCGAATGTGACTGGATTGGTAGATCGCCTGCTGCACCACGGCTACGTTGAGCGGCACGAGCTACCAGATGATCGCCGGGTAAAGGTGGTGAGCCTCACCGACAAAGGTATCGCCTTACGCGCCGAAGCCCTGCAGCGCTTAGCTGAGGCTCCGCTTGATGGATTGCAGTACTTATCGCCTGGCGAGCGCGTCTTGCTTGATGAGCTACTAGTAAAAATGCTCACCAAGTAA
- a CDS encoding MFS transporter, with amino-acid sequence MTNTRKKLVLGFLALMQFMVVLDSSVVNVALPALQEQLHFTPESLQWVVTAYTLTFGGFLLLGGRMADLFGRKRMLIGGALAFIAISVLIGFSQNSIMLIALRALQGLAAAFMSPAALSLLLTIFKEGQERNRALSVWAAVGAGGAAVGLMVGGALTQFVGWEWNFFINVPIGLLAVYGALKFLPKHEIEEQDKHVDIRGAALVTGGLMLLVYALEQAVHLGWGNGTVWTILAVSALLLAGFIFNEAKVKHPLMPLSIFKIRNLSAANVIMLPVMASLMSMFYITVLYAQTVLQYSPVITGLNFLPIPIIIGVVSTLTPRILPKIGFKPIILVSLGLLMAGMLWIAQMPTDGVFALTILPGSVLISLGLGMSFVALNVAATSGVPGREAGLASGLLNTSMQVGGALGLAILAGIASSVTTGALQVATNVTEATVAGYRAAIYGGLVILVLGFIFAALFIKQSKKTSGAATEPIVVH; translated from the coding sequence ATGACAAACACACGCAAAAAGCTTGTCTTAGGCTTCCTGGCGTTGATGCAATTTATGGTAGTGCTGGACTCTTCAGTAGTGAACGTCGCCTTACCAGCTCTGCAAGAGCAGTTGCATTTTACGCCTGAAAGCCTTCAGTGGGTCGTGACCGCGTATACCTTAACGTTCGGTGGTTTCTTACTGCTTGGCGGTCGCATGGCCGACTTGTTTGGCCGCAAACGAATGTTGATTGGCGGTGCGCTCGCTTTTATAGCCATTTCAGTACTGATTGGCTTTTCACAAAATAGTATCATGCTGATTGCCCTACGAGCCCTCCAAGGCTTAGCTGCTGCCTTTATGTCACCTGCAGCCCTATCGCTGCTGTTGACTATTTTTAAAGAAGGCCAAGAACGCAACCGCGCACTATCGGTATGGGCAGCGGTTGGCGCCGGTGGGGCAGCAGTCGGATTGATGGTTGGCGGTGCGCTAACCCAGTTTGTCGGCTGGGAATGGAACTTCTTTATTAACGTACCGATTGGACTCTTGGCAGTTTATGGTGCCCTGAAATTCCTGCCGAAGCACGAGATTGAAGAACAGGATAAACACGTTGATATTCGTGGTGCAGCACTGGTAACCGGCGGTTTGATGCTCCTAGTGTATGCTCTTGAACAAGCCGTGCATCTTGGCTGGGGTAACGGTACCGTATGGACGATTCTAGCGGTCAGCGCCTTGCTGTTAGCTGGCTTCATCTTCAACGAGGCTAAGGTAAAGCATCCGCTTATGCCACTATCGATCTTTAAGATTCGCAACTTAAGTGCCGCCAATGTTATCATGCTACCGGTGATGGCTAGCCTGATGAGCATGTTTTATATTACCGTGCTCTATGCGCAAACCGTTCTACAGTATTCGCCGGTTATTACTGGCTTGAATTTCTTGCCTATTCCGATTATTATCGGGGTCGTCTCGACGCTTACCCCAAGAATCTTGCCGAAAATTGGCTTCAAGCCTATCATCTTGGTATCGCTTGGGCTGCTAATGGCGGGTATGCTGTGGATTGCCCAAATGCCAACTGATGGTGTCTTCGCCTTGACCATCTTGCCTGGTTCAGTACTGATTTCGCTCGGCTTAGGGATGTCGTTTGTGGCCCTCAACGTCGCCGCAACCAGTGGTGTACCGGGGCGTGAGGCTGGCCTCGCATCAGGCTTACTCAACACCTCAATGCAAGTTGGTGGGGCACTTGGCCTGGCAATTTTGGCTGGCATTGCTTCAAGCGTGACCACTGGCGCCTTGCAGGTCGCCACAAATGTTACCGAAGCCACTGTGGCTGGGTATCGGGCAGCGATTTATGGCGGACTGGTCATCTTAGTGCTTGGATTCATTTTTGCCGCTTTATTCATTAAGCAGAGCAAAAAAACTTCAGGCGCAGCTACCGAGCCGATTGTGGTTCACTAA